In Vibrio sp. JC009, a single window of DNA contains:
- the dhaM gene encoding dihydroxyacetone kinase phosphoryl donor subunit DhaM yields the protein MVDIVVVSHSKKLAEGVIELASQMTQGKVNFGLAAGVDDPENPIGTDPVAIMEAVESVGDADAILIMVDMGSAILSSDVALDLIDPELVEKIHVCAAPIVEGTVSAAVAAASGLPVEQVMSEAHSALGAKYQQLNQAHLLLSGNPQEDDASINADDVDVEEVTIRIENPNGIHARPSSVIAKAMNQFDADVSLGKGEKWINAKSVNNIALLSVKSGDEVTLRASGAQAREAVNEFVCLSADQFGDKVTEAAQVISEEKDDSIKVIKANAYLHSPSFPDSKSNGSENTEGDLGKLSDAIATSISELEELIIFARENISDNESEIFSAHKMMLEDGELFDMASEQIKTEQVSAGKAWLEVIGQMSEEYKSIDDDYLSQRYVDVYDVGSRVLRHFNGNRAEEIKPDMPSVIFTDYLLPSEVVGLDKTLVKGVQFTDIGLTSHSAIIAKAMGIPVLTGAYDSELKHGDAVSITA from the coding sequence ATGGTTGATATTGTTGTTGTATCACATAGTAAGAAACTGGCGGAAGGGGTCATTGAACTGGCCTCTCAGATGACTCAGGGAAAGGTGAATTTTGGCTTGGCTGCCGGTGTTGACGATCCGGAAAACCCTATCGGAACCGATCCGGTAGCGATTATGGAAGCGGTGGAATCGGTTGGTGACGCGGACGCTATTCTGATTATGGTGGATATGGGAAGCGCGATTTTAAGTTCTGACGTCGCTCTGGATCTTATTGACCCTGAATTGGTTGAGAAGATTCATGTCTGCGCTGCTCCTATTGTGGAAGGCACCGTATCTGCCGCTGTTGCCGCTGCCTCTGGCCTGCCGGTAGAGCAGGTGATGAGCGAGGCGCACAGTGCACTTGGGGCAAAATACCAGCAGCTTAACCAGGCCCACTTGCTGTTATCTGGAAATCCTCAGGAAGATGATGCCTCAATTAACGCTGATGACGTGGATGTTGAAGAGGTGACTATCAGAATAGAAAACCCAAATGGTATCCATGCCAGGCCTTCTTCTGTGATTGCCAAAGCCATGAACCAGTTTGATGCTGATGTATCTTTAGGTAAGGGCGAAAAATGGATTAACGCGAAAAGTGTTAACAATATTGCACTGTTGTCGGTGAAATCGGGTGATGAAGTGACTTTGAGAGCCAGCGGAGCTCAGGCCAGAGAGGCCGTTAATGAGTTTGTTTGTCTGTCCGCAGATCAGTTTGGCGACAAGGTTACCGAAGCAGCACAGGTTATTTCTGAAGAAAAAGACGACAGTATCAAAGTGATTAAGGCCAATGCTTACCTGCATTCTCCGTCTTTTCCTGATTCGAAATCCAATGGTTCAGAAAACACCGAAGGCGATCTTGGTAAGTTAAGTGATGCTATTGCAACTTCTATATCGGAACTTGAAGAGCTGATTATTTTTGCCAGAGAGAACATTTCTGACAACGAGTCTGAGATTTTTAGTGCGCACAAGATGATGCTGGAAGATGGCGAACTGTTTGATATGGCTTCTGAGCAGATAAAAACCGAACAGGTTTCTGCCGGCAAAGCCTGGTTAGAAGTTATCGGGCAGATGTCAGAGGAATATAAGTCTATTGATGACGACTATCTGTCGCAGCGCTATGTGGATGTTTATGATGTAGGTTCCAGAGTACTCAGACATTTTAATGGCAACCGCGCGGAGGAGATCAAGCCGGATATGCCATCTGTTATTTTTACTGACTATCTGCTTCCTTCTGAGGTCGTTGGTCTTGATAAAACTTTGGTCAAAGGGGTTCAGTTTACTGATATCGGCCTTACATCGCATTCAGCTATTATTGCCAAAGCGATGGGTATTCCTGTGCTGACGGGAGCTTATGACTCTGAGCTGAAGCATGGTGATGCAGTTAGTATTACCGCTTAG
- a CDS encoding YhcH/YjgK/YiaL family protein, whose amino-acid sequence MLFGNINQLDLLPYTYTRLRSCIDEAMAIARENEDGNYPLSDSRIFVVLASAQTEPVGQRAAEIHKKYIDVQILLEGEEQLGYSNQLDEETRKIEVLPDDLLFVDEVTHENFVTLTPGDFALFYPNQIHRPLCASGEPGAVRKAIIKIPHELFS is encoded by the coding sequence ATGTTATTTGGAAATATTAACCAGTTAGATCTTCTTCCCTACACCTATACCAGGCTACGCAGCTGTATAGATGAGGCGATGGCTATCGCCAGAGAAAATGAAGATGGCAACTACCCTCTTTCTGATAGCCGCATCTTTGTTGTACTTGCTTCGGCACAAACAGAGCCGGTAGGCCAGAGAGCTGCAGAGATTCACAAAAAGTACATCGACGTTCAGATCCTTCTTGAAGGTGAAGAGCAACTTGGCTACTCCAATCAGCTTGATGAAGAAACCAGAAAGATTGAAGTACTGCCGGATGATCTGCTTTTTGTCGATGAGGTTACACATGAAAACTTCGTCACTCTGACTCCGGGAGATTTCGCCCTGTTCTACCCTAACCAGATTCACAGGCCTCTATGTGCATCCGGAGAGCCGGGAGCAGTGAGAAAAGCGATTATTAAAATTCCGCATGAATTGTTCTCGTAA
- the rlmF gene encoding 23S rRNA (adenine(1618)-N(6))-methyltransferase RlmF, translated as MSKAVNPGRNSNRAANTPKTKVIKVPGQSGLHSKNKHKGRYNFKALVDALPELQKYVIKNPKGDSSINFSDPVAVKMLNRALLALHYGVTSWDIPEGYLCPPIPGRADYIHRMAELLQKESEGKKPEQVRALDIGTGANCIYPIIGAAEYGWHFTASDIDPVSVKVASSIVSNNPVLKGKIECRLQDNSRYLFENIIKPGEFYDVTFCNPPFHKSLQEAQQGTDRKLKNLSANRGKRGQPVSQVLKSKQPKLNFGGQKAELWCPGGEAAFIKNMAFESREFADQVLWFSTLISKKENVRWMRKNLEKAGASEVRIVEMSQGQKVSRFIAWTFKREEERTR; from the coding sequence ATGAGCAAAGCAGTCAATCCGGGCCGTAATTCAAACCGCGCCGCAAACACACCGAAAACGAAAGTGATCAAAGTGCCGGGCCAGTCTGGCTTACATTCAAAGAACAAACACAAAGGCCGGTATAACTTTAAGGCTCTGGTTGATGCTTTGCCTGAGCTGCAAAAGTATGTCATCAAAAATCCTAAGGGCGACTCAAGCATTAACTTTTCCGACCCCGTTGCGGTAAAAATGCTAAACCGCGCTTTGCTTGCCCTGCATTACGGTGTCACTTCCTGGGATATTCCCGAAGGCTACCTTTGTCCGCCGATACCGGGCAGGGCAGATTACATTCACAGAATGGCAGAGTTGCTACAAAAAGAATCTGAAGGGAAAAAGCCAGAGCAGGTGCGGGCGCTGGATATTGGCACGGGCGCAAACTGCATTTATCCCATTATCGGGGCAGCAGAATATGGCTGGCATTTTACCGCCAGCGATATCGACCCGGTTTCGGTGAAAGTGGCCAGCAGCATAGTTTCAAATAACCCGGTACTGAAGGGAAAGATAGAGTGCAGGCTGCAGGATAACAGCCGCTATCTGTTCGAAAATATCATCAAGCCGGGTGAGTTTTATGACGTCACTTTCTGTAATCCTCCGTTCCATAAGTCGTTGCAGGAAGCACAGCAGGGCACAGACCGCAAGTTGAAGAACCTGAGTGCAAACCGGGGTAAACGTGGTCAGCCAGTCTCTCAAGTGTTAAAAAGCAAACAGCCAAAACTGAACTTCGGCGGCCAGAAAGCCGAGTTGTGGTGCCCGGGAGGGGAGGCAGCATTTATCAAAAATATGGCCTTTGAAAGCAGAGAGTTTGCTGATCAGGTGCTGTGGTTTTCCACTCTGATCTCCAAAAAAGAAAACGTCCGCTGGATGCGCAAAAACCTTGAAAAAGCGGGCGCTAGCGAAGTCCGGATTGTGGAGATGAGTCAGGGACAGAAGGTAAGCCGCTTCATTGCCTGGACGTTTAAAAGAGAGGAAGAGCGTACACGATAG
- a CDS encoding solute:sodium symporter family transporter has translation MPMTILLSFFFFTGFVVIYTWSRVKNQKNDSKDGFFLGGRSLTGGLIASSLILTNLSATSFVGMSALSFKGNMSVMGYEVASGITLIIIALFLVPRYLKQGITTIPDFLESRYDLSVKQFVTVLFLLSYIVNLLPNTLYAGAMVIGGIFDVEGMLGISRFQAILLIASIIGILGLFYAIYGGLKAVVIADTLNGVGLIVGGMMIPVFGLIVLGDGSFMDGLTTITTNATEKLQAVGAEDDPNVPFSTMFTGLLLVNLYYWGTDQAIIQRALGAKNLKEGQKGVILAGAVKVITPLFLIIPGIIAYHMFGTVDAAGQSYEADTMYTRLVNEVLPKPLVGFFLAAMFGAILSTFNGVLNSSTTLFTLNVYKPLFDKEDKLSDQELVNKGRSFGLFIAILSVGIAPFIMFAPNGLFDLLQRLAGLFSVPIFTIVFMGYITKRVPAVAAKISLAVFVISYGIIQFTPSAYQGYLGPLKPIAELHFFHQLAVLFVLCCGLMYIIGKVRPRDTDYILPVNEEMDIKPWEFRFEASAVILYMVLGAYITFSDLGLVAGDTAFMVTYALCGIVILGGIFTRIKKKQRTVAQMESKPAES, from the coding sequence ATGCCAATGACAATTCTTTTGTCATTCTTTTTCTTCACAGGCTTTGTGGTTATATACACTTGGTCTCGTGTAAAGAATCAGAAAAATGACTCTAAAGATGGCTTCTTCCTGGGTGGCCGTAGCTTAACTGGCGGTCTTATTGCGAGTTCCCTAATCCTGACTAACCTGTCAGCGACCAGCTTTGTGGGAATGAGTGCTCTTTCATTTAAAGGCAACATGTCTGTGATGGGCTATGAGGTAGCATCGGGTATCACACTGATCATCATCGCTCTTTTCCTTGTTCCTCGCTACCTGAAGCAGGGCATTACAACCATTCCTGACTTTTTGGAATCACGTTACGACCTTTCAGTAAAGCAGTTTGTAACTGTTCTGTTCCTGCTAAGCTACATCGTTAACCTGCTGCCAAACACACTTTATGCCGGTGCTATGGTTATCGGTGGTATCTTCGATGTTGAAGGCATGCTGGGCATCAGCCGATTCCAGGCTATTCTGCTTATCGCAAGTATTATCGGTATTCTGGGCCTTTTCTACGCAATCTATGGTGGTCTGAAAGCGGTTGTTATCGCAGATACACTAAACGGTGTTGGCCTGATTGTTGGTGGTATGATGATCCCTGTCTTCGGCCTGATTGTTCTTGGTGACGGCAGCTTTATGGACGGTCTGACAACGATTACCACTAATGCAACTGAGAAACTGCAGGCTGTGGGTGCTGAAGATGATCCTAACGTGCCTTTCTCAACCATGTTTACAGGTCTTTTACTTGTTAACCTCTACTACTGGGGTACTGACCAGGCCATCATCCAGCGTGCTCTTGGTGCGAAAAACCTGAAAGAAGGCCAGAAAGGTGTAATCTTAGCGGGTGCAGTGAAAGTTATTACTCCTCTGTTCCTAATCATCCCAGGCATTATCGCTTACCATATGTTTGGTACTGTTGATGCTGCAGGTCAAAGCTACGAAGCCGATACCATGTACACGCGTCTGGTTAACGAAGTGCTTCCTAAGCCACTGGTTGGTTTCTTCCTGGCTGCTATGTTTGGTGCCATTCTGTCTACCTTTAACGGTGTACTGAACTCATCAACCACGCTATTTACGCTAAACGTATACAAGCCGTTGTTTGATAAAGAAGATAAACTTTCCGATCAGGAACTGGTAAACAAAGGACGTTCATTCGGTCTGTTTATCGCAATCCTGTCTGTGGGTATTGCTCCGTTTATTATGTTTGCACCAAACGGTCTGTTTGACCTGCTGCAACGTCTTGCGGGTCTGTTTAGTGTGCCAATCTTCACTATCGTGTTTATGGGCTACATTACCAAGCGCGTTCCGGCTGTCGCTGCGAAGATTTCTCTGGCGGTATTCGTAATTTCTTACGGCATCATCCAGTTTACACCTAGCGCGTACCAGGGTTACCTGGGTCCGCTTAAGCCAATCGCAGAGCTGCACTTCTTCCACCAGCTGGCTGTGCTGTTTGTTCTGTGCTGTGGCCTGATGTACATCATTGGTAAAGTTCGTCCACGCGATACAGATTACATTCTTCCTGTAAACGAAGAGATGGATATCAAACCATGGGAGTTCCGCTTTGAGGCTTCAGCAGTCATCCTGTACATGGTTCTGGGCGCGTACATCACCTTCTCTGACCTTGGTCTGGTAGCTGGTGACACTGCATTTATGGTGACTTATGCTCTGTGTGGTATTGTGATCCTTGGTGGTATCTTTACCAGAATTAAGAAGAAGCAACGCACCGTTGCTCAGATGGAAAGCAAACCAGCTGAAAGCTAA
- a CDS encoding sugar kinase produces MNVERIAIIGECMVELRKVGSELQQGFGGDTLNTATYLSRLTEGKGKTISYVTGLGKDSFSKEMLQSWNQENINTDLVQISDSKLPGIYAIETAPDGERSFYYWRNDSAAKYWLRDRPLPEFISELSQNQMIYISGISLAILPEDCREMLLNVLEACRKDGVLIAFDNNYRPRLWESSENAQSWYQHVLKLTDIAFLTYDDEEALWGDTSEEQAIARTQDLGVSEIVIKRGGDACFVITPEARYSVAPAPVSNIIDTTAAGDSFSAGYLAKRILGGSCEESAAAGHKVAGTVIQYRGAVINKDVMPTI; encoded by the coding sequence ATGAATGTGGAACGCATAGCCATCATCGGGGAATGCATGGTTGAGCTTAGAAAAGTAGGTTCAGAGCTTCAACAGGGCTTTGGTGGCGATACGCTAAACACCGCAACCTATCTTTCTCGCCTGACAGAGGGAAAAGGAAAAACCATTTCTTATGTGACAGGTCTTGGTAAAGACTCTTTCAGTAAGGAGATGCTGCAAAGCTGGAACCAGGAAAATATCAATACTGATCTGGTGCAGATATCGGACAGCAAACTACCGGGCATTTATGCCATTGAAACGGCACCGGATGGTGAGCGCAGTTTCTACTACTGGCGCAATGATTCTGCAGCAAAATACTGGCTACGAGATCGTCCTCTGCCGGAGTTTATCTCTGAACTGTCGCAAAACCAGATGATTTATATCAGCGGGATCAGTCTTGCCATTCTTCCTGAAGACTGCCGGGAAATGCTACTAAATGTGCTGGAAGCCTGCCGTAAAGATGGCGTTTTGATTGCTTTTGACAACAATTACCGTCCAAGGCTATGGGAAAGCTCTGAAAATGCCCAAAGCTGGTATCAGCATGTCTTAAAACTCACTGATATCGCGTTCCTGACTTACGATGATGAAGAAGCCCTGTGGGGTGATACATCAGAAGAGCAAGCCATTGCACGCACCCAGGATCTTGGTGTATCAGAGATCGTCATCAAACGTGGTGGTGATGCATGTTTTGTCATCACACCAGAGGCCAGATATTCAGTTGCACCGGCGCCTGTTAGCAATATTATTGATACAACCGCAGCCGGTGATTCATTCAGTGCAGGTTATCTTGCAAAACGTATTCTTGGAGGCTCCTGTGAGGAGTCTGCCGCAGCCGGTCATAAAGTTGCCGGAACCGTTATTCAGTATCGCGGCGCTGTTATCAATAAAGACGTGATGCCAACCATTTAA
- a CDS encoding transporter substrate-binding domain-containing protein translates to MPAIRMCCWFFLLIACFSVCAEPIRIITEDYPPYNYVEDGKLKGLSVDIIKAVMKRTSLEYTLEVLPWARGMVTTERTKNVFIFSMRRVPSREERFLWVGSLCSSAQSIYTLYNRHDIEVDSIEDLNNYTVGTTINDSRETVLIAKGIPVENLTRISGHDSYERNYMKLKFGRIDLWPMDDTVAFHIVKRNGDEPEKVLKKVYSFESGKNDTYYLATNLNTDPEILEQVSRALREFKETEEYSVLLKRWNGAP, encoded by the coding sequence ATGCCTGCTATAAGAATGTGTTGCTGGTTTTTCCTGCTGATTGCCTGCTTTTCGGTATGTGCTGAACCTATCCGCATTATTACTGAAGACTATCCTCCCTATAACTATGTTGAAGATGGCAAGCTCAAGGGGTTATCTGTCGACATCATAAAAGCTGTGATGAAAAGGACTTCGCTTGAGTACACCTTAGAGGTCTTGCCCTGGGCGCGGGGAATGGTTACAACGGAAAGAACTAAAAACGTATTTATTTTTTCCATGAGAAGGGTACCAAGCCGCGAGGAACGTTTTCTATGGGTTGGTTCGCTCTGCAGTTCCGCTCAATCGATTTATACCTTGTATAACAGGCATGACATTGAAGTAGATTCGATAGAAGACCTTAACAATTATACCGTCGGCACGACGATCAACGATTCCCGGGAAACGGTATTAATCGCAAAGGGGATCCCGGTTGAAAATCTAACCCGGATTAGTGGGCATGATTCATACGAACGAAATTACATGAAACTGAAATTTGGCCGGATTGACCTCTGGCCGATGGATGATACCGTTGCCTTTCATATCGTTAAACGAAATGGTGATGAGCCTGAGAAAGTCCTGAAGAAAGTCTATTCTTTTGAGTCTGGCAAAAATGACACCTACTATCTTGCCACCAATCTTAATACTGATCCTGAAATCCTGGAGCAGGTATCCCGCGCGCTGAGAGAATTCAAGGAAACGGAAGAGTACTCCGTTTTGCTTAAGCGCTGGAATGGCGCGCCTTAA
- a CDS encoding bifunctional 4-hydroxy-2-oxoglutarate aldolase/2-dehydro-3-deoxy-phosphogluconate aldolase produces the protein MKTLNQQLEEIKVVPVIAIKEASKAAKLAQVLIENGLPCAEVTFRTEQAAQAIKNMREAYPQMLIGAGTVLNSEQVDQAIDAGVDFIVSPGFNPTTVKYCQQRGVTIVPGVNNPSLVEQAMEMGLTTLKFFPAEPSGGTGMLKALSAVYPIKFMPTGGVNPKNVKDYLAIPSVLACGGTWMVPNNLIDEERWDELAELVAEVANIIA, from the coding sequence GTGAAAACCCTAAACCAACAACTTGAAGAGATCAAAGTCGTTCCTGTTATTGCTATTAAAGAGGCATCAAAAGCGGCAAAGCTTGCACAGGTACTTATCGAAAACGGCCTTCCATGCGCGGAAGTGACTTTCCGTACCGAGCAGGCCGCTCAGGCGATCAAGAATATGCGTGAAGCCTACCCGCAAATGCTTATCGGTGCCGGTACTGTACTAAACAGTGAGCAGGTTGATCAGGCTATTGACGCTGGCGTCGACTTTATCGTAAGCCCGGGGTTCAACCCGACTACCGTTAAGTACTGCCAGCAGCGCGGCGTCACTATTGTTCCTGGTGTAAACAACCCTAGTCTGGTTGAGCAGGCAATGGAAATGGGTCTGACTACACTTAAATTCTTCCCGGCTGAACCTTCCGGCGGCACAGGCATGCTAAAAGCGCTGTCTGCGGTTTACCCGATTAAATTTATGCCAACCGGCGGCGTTAACCCTAAAAACGTGAAAGACTACCTTGCTATTCCAAGCGTTCTGGCTTGTGGCGGCACATGGATGGTTCCGAACAACCTGATTGACGAAGAAAGATGGGATGAACTGGCAGAGCTGGTTGCTGAAGTTGCAAACATCATTGCTTAA
- a CDS encoding ATP-binding protein: protein MATSIQLYTDYRESRNSLDQSLVKVEDTSLPAIAVAMWKLDKEVMESILDGLLAQSGIVYAEVLDTYQNPVIQLGDRDVSNGLEQIYPISFTNTDGELIYIGELRISATLSEIYRQLFDKAIIILLTQGMKTFFMSICILMLVERLVIRHLNNLAGWANKADLANPEQLLQIPDRKDGEGDAIDKVYRAINTMQSNLHQALAERDKTERLIHAIIDNSPSLIYAKDLEGRYTMMNQQYLSAISTTGESGVGHTVSDLFAPETAQRLLEHDRLVAMKASPVVFDEEIKLKERTEYFMSAKFPIFDENNNLMGTGGVSTNITDRRQKEQQIIELNENLEQKVRERTEALEVSLRNLQDTQTQLIEAEKMSALGNVVTGVAHEINTPLGVSVTAASHLSELFKGFENEYTSGQLQRSSVENLISATTDAVEILQFNLNRAIDLIQNFKLVAVDQSSDMTRELELGEYVEEIARSLSPELKKGNHKVIVEPEQAIVLTTYPGALVQIFTNLIMNSIKHGFKEHRDGEIRVQLKMKNNRVFIDYLDNGSGLDSSQRDKVFEPFFTTTRGKGGSGLGMSICYNLVTKKLKGQISCVDSDHGAHFRFSFPLTS, encoded by the coding sequence GTGGCTACCTCGATCCAGCTGTATACCGATTACCGGGAATCCCGGAACTCTCTGGATCAATCTTTAGTTAAAGTTGAAGATACCAGCTTGCCTGCAATTGCGGTTGCTATGTGGAAGTTGGATAAGGAAGTGATGGAGAGTATTTTAGATGGTTTGCTGGCTCAAAGCGGCATTGTCTACGCTGAAGTACTCGATACCTATCAGAATCCAGTGATTCAGTTAGGTGACAGGGATGTGAGTAACGGTCTTGAGCAGATCTATCCCATCAGTTTCACCAATACCGACGGTGAATTAATTTACATTGGCGAACTGAGGATCTCAGCCACACTTTCGGAAATTTACCGACAGCTGTTTGATAAGGCGATCATTATCTTGCTTACGCAGGGCATGAAGACGTTTTTTATGTCCATCTGTATTTTGATGCTGGTTGAAAGGTTAGTTATCCGGCACCTGAATAATCTGGCCGGGTGGGCAAATAAGGCCGATTTGGCGAACCCGGAACAACTTCTGCAGATCCCGGACAGAAAGGATGGCGAAGGTGATGCCATTGATAAAGTTTACCGTGCGATTAATACCATGCAGTCGAATCTGCATCAGGCTCTTGCTGAGCGGGATAAAACGGAGCGCCTGATCCACGCCATTATTGATAACAGTCCCTCATTGATTTACGCCAAAGATCTGGAAGGGCGTTATACTATGATGAATCAGCAGTATCTGTCTGCGATCAGCACAACGGGAGAGAGTGGCGTTGGCCATACTGTTTCTGATCTTTTTGCTCCGGAAACTGCGCAAAGGCTATTGGAACATGACAGGCTTGTTGCCATGAAAGCAAGCCCTGTGGTGTTTGATGAAGAGATAAAGCTTAAAGAAAGAACCGAGTACTTTATGTCGGCCAAGTTCCCCATTTTTGATGAGAACAATAACCTGATGGGAACCGGCGGGGTTTCAACCAATATTACCGACAGGCGCCAGAAAGAGCAGCAGATCATCGAGCTTAATGAAAACCTGGAGCAAAAGGTAAGAGAGAGAACGGAGGCACTGGAAGTCTCTCTTCGCAATCTTCAGGATACTCAGACGCAGCTGATAGAAGCGGAAAAAATGTCGGCACTGGGCAATGTTGTTACCGGTGTTGCTCACGAAATTAATACGCCTCTTGGCGTAAGTGTGACGGCGGCTTCGCACCTGTCTGAACTGTTTAAAGGTTTTGAAAATGAATATACCAGCGGACAACTTCAGCGTTCATCAGTTGAAAACCTGATTTCAGCAACAACCGATGCAGTGGAGATTCTGCAGTTTAACCTTAACCGGGCCATTGATCTGATACAGAACTTTAAGCTGGTGGCGGTTGACCAGAGCAGCGACATGACCCGTGAACTGGAGCTAGGTGAATATGTTGAAGAGATTGCCCGGAGCCTGAGCCCGGAGCTGAAAAAAGGAAATCACAAGGTTATTGTGGAGCCTGAACAGGCCATCGTTTTGACAACTTACCCCGGTGCGCTTGTGCAGATATTTACCAACCTGATAATGAACTCCATCAAACATGGCTTTAAAGAACACCGGGATGGTGAGATCCGGGTTCAGCTGAAAATGAAGAATAACCGTGTTTTCATCGATTATCTGGACAACGGCTCTGGTTTAGACAGTTCACAGCGAGATAAAGTGTTTGAACCCTTCTTTACTACCACTCGCGGTAAAGGCGGCTCAGGTCTGGGTATGTCCATCTGCTATAATCTGGTCACCAAAAAGCTTAAGGGGCAGATCAGTTGCGTGGATTCCGACCATGGTGCGCACTTCAGATTTAGCTTCCCGTTAACAAGCTGA
- a CDS encoding ABC transporter substrate binding protein, whose product MLKPLISATVQCLRTTAAILMIVWSGITLANSAPAKPTILVIHSWHDILWDRLWEKALHDKLGAKYHLVRYDLDAMRSTPEQLANNADTAWEMYQSLNPTLVILGDDEALRMMGLRFAYKLPVVYLGINNNPRHLVADIIPRNITGVIERPLYERAIRHIVQLLPSGADKVLFLNDAPQTESSVTKISNIFNGNTSTKVGKITFELKVTNNWETWQQYVLTAKSSGYDAILFDSRYLIHNKQGAYVEPESGVVRWMSRNSDLPTFNFYEDSIGPGLSAGGWVLSGYGIGLYAADIVLDILENGKKPEEIYPVYFDKGEFIFSRTQLDKWDITLPEEIKSKATFAEDLHQLYHFECKQPSASVCFD is encoded by the coding sequence ATGCTAAAGCCTCTTATTTCTGCTACGGTTCAGTGCCTTCGGACCACTGCTGCCATATTAATGATAGTTTGGTCAGGCATAACACTGGCAAACTCAGCACCAGCCAAGCCAACGATTTTAGTTATCCATAGCTGGCATGACATTTTATGGGACAGGCTTTGGGAAAAAGCCCTGCATGACAAATTGGGCGCAAAATACCATCTGGTTCGCTATGATCTGGATGCTATGCGTTCCACTCCGGAACAACTGGCCAATAATGCAGACACGGCCTGGGAAATGTATCAATCTCTTAACCCCACTCTGGTCATTCTTGGAGATGATGAAGCCCTCAGAATGATGGGATTAAGGTTTGCGTACAAACTGCCCGTTGTTTATCTGGGCATCAACAATAATCCAAGGCATCTGGTCGCGGATATTATTCCACGCAATATTACCGGCGTAATTGAGCGCCCGCTATATGAACGCGCGATTCGTCATATCGTTCAATTACTGCCATCGGGCGCAGACAAGGTTCTCTTCTTAAACGATGCCCCTCAAACCGAATCCAGCGTAACCAAAATCAGCAATATCTTTAACGGCAATACTTCAACCAAAGTGGGCAAAATCACCTTTGAGCTCAAAGTGACCAATAACTGGGAGACATGGCAGCAATATGTTCTTACCGCTAAGTCTTCTGGTTACGATGCCATCCTGTTTGATTCCCGTTACCTGATTCATAACAAGCAAGGGGCTTATGTGGAGCCTGAATCCGGAGTGGTTCGCTGGATGTCCCGAAACTCTGACTTACCCACGTTCAATTTCTACGAAGATTCAATCGGCCCCGGTTTGTCCGCCGGCGGCTGGGTTTTATCAGGATACGGTATCGGTTTATACGCCGCGGATATTGTATTAGATATCCTGGAAAACGGGAAAAAACCGGAAGAGATCTACCCCGTCTACTTTGACAAAGGCGAGTTTATATTCAGCCGCACCCAGCTTGATAAATGGGATATCACTTTACCCGAGGAGATCAAAAGTAAGGCAACTTTTGCCGAAGACCTGCACCAGCTCTATCATTTCGAGTGCAAGCAGCCTTCCGCATCTGTCTGTTTCGATTAG